One window from the genome of Pseudomonas sp. L5B5 encodes:
- a CDS encoding secretin N-terminal domain-containing protein: MSLRTLLTTLLLTFGCSVMAATEIVPLNNRTSADLLPVAQNFLGKDGKVSAYGNQLIVNAEPDKIAELRAFIAQLDTAAKRLLITVDTNENNFQDNQGYTVNGAPQTRIINRSTESRDGGIQQVQASEGVPALIQVGQSVPLTTTQTDTYGRLQNQTQYRNVTQGFYVTASVTGETVHLSISTNRDRMSQERPDVVNVQSTDTTVSGRLGEWITLAGVNRQTQADKLSQSRSYSTQGRDDMTLRVKVEALDQSTKN; encoded by the coding sequence ATGTCCCTACGCACCTTGCTCACGACGCTGCTGCTGACCTTTGGCTGCTCGGTCATGGCAGCCACCGAAATCGTGCCCCTGAACAACCGCACCAGCGCCGACCTGCTGCCGGTGGCGCAGAACTTCCTCGGCAAGGACGGCAAGGTCAGCGCCTATGGCAACCAACTGATCGTCAACGCCGAGCCGGACAAGATTGCCGAACTGCGGGCCTTCATCGCCCAACTGGACACCGCAGCCAAGCGCCTGCTGATCACCGTCGACACCAACGAGAACAACTTCCAGGACAATCAGGGCTACACCGTCAACGGCGCACCGCAGACACGCATCATCAATCGCAGCACCGAGAGCCGCGACGGTGGCATCCAGCAAGTCCAGGCCAGCGAAGGCGTGCCGGCGCTGATCCAGGTCGGCCAGAGCGTGCCCCTGACCACTACCCAGACCGACACCTATGGCCGTCTGCAGAACCAGACCCAGTACCGCAACGTCACCCAGGGCTTCTATGTGACCGCCAGCGTCACCGGCGAGACCGTGCACCTGAGCATCAGCACAAACCGTGACCGAATGAGCCAGGAACGTCCCGATGTAGTGAACGTGCAAAGCACCGACACAACGGTCAGCGGCCGACTCGGCGAGTGGATTACCCTAGCGGGCGTCAATCGCCAGACCCAGGCCGATAAACTGAGCCAGAGCCGCAGCTACTCGACTCAGGGGCGGGATGACATGACTTTGCGGGTCAAGGTCGAGGCACTGGACCAAAGCACCAAAAACTGA
- the purB gene encoding adenylosuccinate lyase: MQLSSLTAVSPVDGRYAGKTQALRPIFSEYGLIRARALVEVRWLQRLAAHSAISEVPAFTAEANAVLNTLAENFALEHAERVKEIERTTNHDVKAIEYLLKEQAAKLPELANVSEFIHFACTSEDINNLSHALMLREGRDEVLLPLMRQIANAIRELAIRFAEVPMLSRTHGQPASPTTLGKELANVVYRLERQITQVAAVPLLGKINGAVGNYNAHLSAYPDIDWEANARAFIEDELGLAFNPYTTQIEPHDYIAELFDAIARFNTILIDFDRDIWGYISLGYFKQKTIAGEIGSSTMPHKVNPIDFENSEGNLGIANALFQHLASKLPISRWQRDLTDSTVLRNLGVGFAHSVIAYEASLKGISKLELNAQKIAEDLDACWEVLAEPIQTVMRRYNIENPYEKLKELTRGKGISPEALQTFIDGLDMPAAAKAELKQLTPASYIGNAAAQARRI, from the coding sequence ATGCAGCTCTCTTCGCTCACTGCGGTTTCCCCTGTTGACGGCCGCTACGCCGGCAAAACCCAGGCCCTGCGCCCCATTTTCAGCGAATACGGCCTGATCCGTGCTCGCGCCCTCGTCGAGGTACGCTGGCTCCAGCGCCTGGCGGCCCACAGCGCCATCAGCGAAGTCCCGGCGTTCACCGCCGAAGCCAACGCCGTGCTCAACACCCTGGCGGAAAACTTCGCCCTCGAGCACGCCGAGCGCGTCAAGGAAATCGAGCGCACCACCAACCACGACGTCAAGGCCATCGAGTACCTGCTCAAGGAACAAGCCGCCAAGCTGCCTGAGCTGGCCAACGTCAGTGAATTCATCCACTTCGCCTGCACCAGCGAGGACATCAACAACCTGTCCCACGCCCTGATGCTGCGTGAAGGCCGTGATGAAGTGCTGCTGCCGCTGATGCGCCAGATCGCCAATGCCATCCGCGAGCTGGCCATTCGCTTCGCCGAAGTACCGATGCTCTCGCGCACCCACGGCCAGCCGGCGTCGCCGACCACCCTGGGCAAGGAACTGGCCAACGTGGTGTACCGCCTGGAGCGCCAGATCACCCAGGTCGCAGCCGTCCCGCTGCTGGGCAAGATCAACGGTGCCGTGGGCAACTACAACGCTCACCTGTCGGCCTACCCGGACATCGACTGGGAAGCCAACGCCCGCGCCTTCATCGAAGACGAACTGGGCCTGGCCTTCAACCCCTACACCACGCAGATCGAACCGCACGACTACATTGCCGAACTGTTCGACGCCATCGCGCGCTTCAACACCATCCTGATCGACTTCGACCGCGACATCTGGGGCTACATCTCCCTGGGCTACTTCAAGCAGAAGACCATCGCGGGTGAAATCGGCTCCTCGACCATGCCGCACAAGGTCAACCCGATCGACTTCGAGAACTCCGAAGGTAACCTCGGCATCGCCAACGCGCTGTTCCAGCACCTGGCCAGCAAGCTGCCAATCTCCCGCTGGCAGCGCGACCTGACCGACTCCACCGTGCTGCGCAACCTGGGCGTCGGTTTCGCCCACAGCGTGATCGCCTACGAGGCCAGCCTCAAGGGCATCAGCAAGCTGGAACTCAACGCCCAGAAGATCGCCGAGGACCTGGACGCCTGCTGGGAAGTGCTGGCCGAACCGATCCAGACAGTGATGCGTCGCTACAACATCGAAAATCCTTACGAAAAACTCAAGGAACTGACGCGCGGCAAGGGCATCAGCCCCGAGGCGCTGCAGACTTTCATCGACGGGCTGGACATGCCTGCCGCGGCCAAGGCCGAGCTGAAACAGCTCACCCCGGCCAGCTACATCGGTAATGCCGCGGCCCAGGCCAGGCGCATCTGA
- the icd gene encoding NADP-dependent isocitrate dehydrogenase, giving the protein MGYKKIQVPAVGDKITVNADHSLNVPNNPIIPFIEGDGIGVDISPVMIKVVDAAVKKAYGGDRKISWMEVYAGEKATQVYDQDTWLPQETLDAVKDYVVSIKGPLTTPVGGGIRSLNVALRQQLDLYVCLRPVRWFEGVPSPVKKPGDVDMTIFRENSEDIYAGIEWKAGSAEATKVIKFLKEEMGVTKIRFDENCGIGVKPVSLQGTKRLARKALQYVVDNDRDSLTIVHKGNIMKFTEGAFKEWAYEVAAEEFGATLLDGGPWMQFKNPKTGKNVIVKDAIADAMLQQILLRPAEYDVIATLNLNGDYLSDALAAEVGGIGIAPGANLSDTVAMFEATHGTAPKYAGKDQVNPGSLILSAEMMLRHMGWAEAADLIIKGTNGAISAKTVTYDFERLMEGATLLSSSAFGDALISHM; this is encoded by the coding sequence ATGGGATACAAGAAGATTCAGGTTCCAGCAGTCGGCGACAAAATCACCGTCAACGCAGACCATTCTCTCAATGTTCCTAACAACCCGATTATTCCTTTCATCGAAGGCGACGGTATTGGCGTTGATATCAGCCCGGTCATGATCAAGGTTGTCGATGCTGCAGTGAAAAAAGCCTACGGCGGCGACCGCAAGATTTCCTGGATGGAAGTGTATGCCGGGGAAAAAGCGACTCAAGTGTACGACCAGGACACCTGGCTGCCTCAGGAAACCCTGGATGCGGTGAAAGACTACGTGGTTTCCATCAAGGGCCCGCTGACCACGCCGGTCGGTGGTGGCATCCGTTCCCTGAACGTGGCCCTGCGTCAGCAGCTCGATCTTTATGTGTGCCTGCGCCCGGTGCGCTGGTTCGAAGGCGTGCCCAGCCCGGTGAAGAAGCCTGGTGATGTGGACATGACCATCTTCCGTGAAAATTCCGAGGACATTTACGCCGGTATCGAGTGGAAAGCCGGTTCGGCAGAAGCCACCAAGGTCATCAAGTTCCTTAAAGAGGAAATGGGTGTCACCAAGATCCGTTTCGATGAAAACTGCGGCATCGGCGTCAAGCCGGTTTCCTTGCAGGGCACCAAGCGTCTGGCGCGCAAAGCGCTGCAATACGTAGTGGATAACGATCGTGACTCGCTGACCATCGTGCACAAAGGCAACATCATGAAGTTCACCGAAGGTGCCTTCAAGGAATGGGCCTATGAAGTGGCGGCCGAAGAGTTCGGCGCGACCCTGCTGGACGGTGGCCCGTGGATGCAGTTCAAGAACCCGAAAACCGGCAAGAACGTCATCGTCAAGGATGCCATCGCCGACGCCATGCTCCAGCAGATCCTGCTGCGCCCGGCCGAATACGATGTGATCGCAACCCTCAACCTCAATGGTGACTACCTGTCTGACGCCCTGGCGGCGGAAGTCGGTGGTATTGGTATCGCTCCAGGTGCCAACCTGTCCGACACCGTGGCCATGTTCGAAGCCACCCACGGTACCGCACCCAAGTATGCCGGCAAGGACCAGGTCAACCCGGGCTCGCTGATTCTCTCCGCGGAGATGATGCTGCGTCACATGGGCTGGGCCGAAGCGGCGGACTTGATCATCAAGGGCACCAACGGCGCCATCTCGGCCAAGACCGTGACCTATGACTTCGAACGCCTGATGGAGGGTGCAACCCTGTTGTCTTCCTCGGCCTTCGGTGATGCCCTGATCTCGCACATGTAA
- a CDS encoding GNAT family N-acetyltransferase, which translates to MNKIHVRVADWQKDNAEIRRIREAVFIAEQSVPPELEWDSDDNGAVHFLAFEGDFAIGTARLLPDGHVGRVSVLKDWRGLKVGDALMRAVIDEAEKRGLKQQMLSAQVQATPFYERLGFSIVSEEFLEAGIPHVDMVRGA; encoded by the coding sequence ATGAATAAGATTCACGTACGTGTCGCAGACTGGCAAAAGGATAACGCCGAGATCCGGCGCATTCGTGAAGCGGTATTCATTGCCGAACAATCGGTTCCACCTGAACTGGAGTGGGATTCGGACGACAACGGTGCCGTGCACTTCCTGGCTTTCGAAGGCGACTTCGCCATCGGTACCGCACGCCTGCTGCCCGATGGCCATGTTGGCCGGGTTTCGGTACTCAAGGACTGGCGCGGCCTGAAGGTCGGCGACGCCCTGATGCGTGCAGTGATCGACGAGGCCGAAAAGCGCGGCCTGAAACAGCAGATGCTCAGCGCCCAGGTCCAGGCCACGCCATTCTATGAGCGCCTGGGCTTCTCCATCGTCAGCGAGGAATTCCTCGAGGCGGGCATCCCCCACGTCGACATGGTGCGCGGCGCCTGA
- a CDS encoding NADP-dependent isocitrate dehydrogenase — translation MPTRSKIIYTFTDEAPALATYSLLPIVEAFTASADIAVETRDISLAGRILASFPEQLGAKAVPDHLAELGELAVTPQANIIKLPNISASVPQLQAAIKELQAQGYALPDYPETVASDADKDAKARYDKVKGSAVNPVLREGNSDRRAPLSVKNYARKHPHKMGAWAKDSKSHVAHMSNGDFYGSEKAALIEAADSVKIELIAQDGTATVLKEKTTVQAGEILDCAVMSKKALRAFIAAEIESAKQQGVLLSVHLKATMMKVSDPIMFGQIVAEFYQDALSKHAAVLQEIGFNLNNGIGDLYARIKALPADQQAAIEADIQAVYAARPALAMVNSDKGITNLHVPSDVIVDASMPAMIRDSGKMWGTDGQLHDTKAVIPDRCYATIYQAVIEDCKANGAFDPTTMGSVPNVGLMAKKAEEYGSHDKTFEIKADGVVRVTDGKGSLLLEQKVEAGDIFRMCQTKDAPIQDWVKLAVNRARASSTPAIFWLDPMRAHDGVMIEKVQAYLKDHDTSDLDIRIMSPVEAMKFTLARTRDGKDTISVTGNVLRDYLTDLFPIMELGTSAKMLSIVPLMNGGGLFETGAGGSAPKHVQQLLEENFLRWDSLGEFLALAASLEHLGNTYNNPKALVLAKTLDQATGQFLDNNKSPSRKVGNIDNRGSHFYLALYWAQALATQTEDTALQAQFSTLAKTLAENEATIVAELNTVQGKPVDIGGYYSANPELVSKAMRPSATLNAAIAALV, via the coding sequence ATGCCCACCCGCTCGAAGATCATCTATACCTTCACCGACGAAGCCCCGGCCCTCGCCACCTATTCCCTGCTGCCTATCGTAGAAGCCTTCACCGCTTCGGCTGATATCGCCGTGGAAACCCGCGACATCTCCCTGGCTGGGCGTATTCTCGCCAGTTTCCCCGAGCAGCTGGGCGCCAAAGCGGTGCCGGATCACCTCGCCGAACTGGGCGAGCTGGCGGTCACCCCGCAAGCCAACATCATCAAGCTGCCGAACATCAGCGCCTCGGTACCGCAACTGCAAGCCGCGATCAAGGAACTGCAGGCCCAGGGTTATGCCCTGCCGGACTACCCCGAGACCGTCGCCAGCGACGCCGACAAAGACGCCAAGGCCCGCTACGACAAGGTCAAGGGCAGCGCCGTGAACCCGGTCCTGCGTGAAGGTAACTCCGACCGCCGCGCACCGCTGTCGGTGAAGAACTACGCACGCAAGCACCCGCACAAGATGGGCGCCTGGGCCAAGGACTCCAAGTCCCACGTTGCCCACATGAGCAACGGCGACTTCTACGGCAGCGAAAAAGCCGCCCTGATCGAAGCAGCCGACAGCGTCAAGATCGAGCTGATCGCCCAGGACGGCACTGCCACCGTCCTGAAGGAAAAGACCACCGTGCAAGCCGGTGAGATCCTCGATTGCGCCGTGATGAGCAAAAAGGCCCTGCGCGCCTTCATCGCTGCCGAAATCGAAAGCGCCAAGCAACAAGGCGTACTGCTCTCGGTACACCTGAAGGCCACCATGATGAAAGTCTCCGACCCGATCATGTTCGGCCAGATCGTTGCCGAGTTCTATCAGGACGCCCTGAGCAAGCACGCTGCCGTGCTGCAGGAAATCGGCTTCAACCTGAACAACGGCATCGGCGACCTGTACGCCCGCATCAAGGCCCTGCCGGCCGACCAGCAAGCCGCCATCGAAGCTGACATCCAGGCCGTCTACGCAGCCCGCCCTGCCCTGGCCATGGTCAACTCTGACAAGGGCATCACCAACCTGCACGTGCCGAGCGACGTGATCGTCGACGCCTCGATGCCAGCCATGATCCGTGACTCCGGCAAGATGTGGGGCACCGACGGCCAGCTGCACGACACCAAGGCCGTGATCCCGGACCGTTGCTACGCCACCATCTACCAGGCTGTGATCGAAGACTGCAAAGCCAATGGCGCGTTCGATCCGACCACCATGGGCAGCGTGCCGAACGTTGGCCTGATGGCGAAAAAAGCCGAAGAGTACGGCTCCCACGACAAGACCTTCGAAATCAAGGCTGACGGCGTGGTTCGCGTCACCGACGGCAAAGGCAGCCTGCTGCTGGAGCAGAAAGTCGAAGCCGGCGACATCTTCCGCATGTGCCAGACCAAGGACGCGCCGATCCAGGATTGGGTCAAGCTGGCGGTCAACCGTGCTCGCGCCAGCAGCACCCCGGCCATTTTCTGGCTGGACCCGATGCGCGCCCACGACGGCGTGATGATCGAGAAAGTTCAGGCCTACCTGAAGGATCACGACACCAGCGACCTGGACATCCGCATCATGTCTCCGGTTGAAGCCATGAAGTTCACCCTGGCCCGCACCCGCGACGGCAAGGACACCATCTCGGTGACCGGCAACGTCCTGCGCGACTACCTGACCGACCTGTTCCCGATCATGGAACTGGGCACCAGTGCCAAGATGCTGTCGATCGTACCGCTAATGAACGGTGGCGGCCTGTTCGAAACCGGCGCTGGCGGCTCGGCGCCGAAGCACGTGCAGCAACTGCTGGAAGAGAACTTCCTGCGCTGGGACTCCCTGGGCGAGTTCCTGGCCCTGGCCGCTTCCCTGGAGCACCTGGGCAACACCTACAACAACCCGAAAGCCCTGGTACTGGCCAAGACCCTGGACCAGGCCACCGGTCAGTTCCTGGACAACAACAAGTCGCCATCGCGCAAAGTCGGCAACATCGACAACCGCGGCAGCCACTTCTACCTGGCGCTGTACTGGGCACAGGCCCTGGCTACCCAGACCGAGGACACTGCCCTGCAAGCGCAGTTCAGCACCCTGGCCAAGACCCTGGCCGAGAACGAAGCGACCATCGTCGCCGAGCTCAACACCGTACAGGGCAAGCCCGTGGACATCGGCGGCTACTACAGCGCCAACCCTGAGCTGGTGAGCAAGGCCATGCGTCCGAGCGCCACGCTCAACGCGGCTATCGCTGCACTGGTTTAA
- a CDS encoding cupin domain-containing protein, translating to MNPDTPLQLLGGLTAREFLRDYWQKKPLLVRQAMPDFQSPIDADELAGLALEEEVESRLVIENGERPWELRRGPFAEDEFSKLPERDWTLLVQAVDQFVPEVAELLEQFRFLPSWRIDDVMISFAAPGGNVGPHFDNYDVFLLQGHGKRNWKIGQMCDSESPLMQHADLRILAEFEETESWVLEPGDMLYLPPRLAHYGIAVNDCMTYSVGFRAPSAAEVLTHFTDFLSQFLPDEERYTDADAQPVADPHQIQHDALDRLKGLLAEHMGDERLLLTWFGQFMTEPRYPELVAGPEAMPEEDLLDSLEQGAVLIRNPSARLAWSEVDDDLLLFASGQSRLLPGKLRELLKMICAADALHIDNLGPWLADDDGRGLLCELVKQGSLGFADE from the coding sequence ATGAATCCTGATACTCCTCTGCAACTTCTGGGCGGCCTCACCGCACGGGAATTCCTGCGTGACTACTGGCAGAAGAAACCGCTGTTGGTGCGCCAGGCCATGCCTGACTTCCAAAGCCCGATCGACGCCGACGAACTGGCCGGCCTGGCCCTGGAAGAAGAAGTCGAATCGCGCCTGGTCATCGAGAACGGCGAGCGCCCCTGGGAGCTGCGTCGCGGCCCGTTTGCCGAAGACGAGTTCAGCAAACTGCCGGAGCGCGACTGGACCCTGCTGGTCCAGGCCGTGGACCAGTTCGTGCCGGAAGTCGCCGAGTTGCTGGAGCAGTTCCGCTTCCTGCCCAGCTGGCGCATCGACGATGTGATGATCAGCTTCGCCGCGCCAGGCGGTAACGTCGGCCCGCACTTCGACAACTACGATGTGTTCCTGCTGCAGGGGCATGGCAAGCGCAACTGGAAGATCGGCCAGATGTGCGACTCCGAAAGCCCGTTGATGCAGCACGCGGACCTGCGCATCCTCGCCGAATTCGAAGAAACCGAAAGCTGGGTCCTCGAGCCGGGCGACATGCTCTACCTGCCGCCGCGCCTGGCCCACTACGGTATCGCGGTCAACGACTGCATGACCTACTCGGTAGGCTTTCGCGCACCAAGCGCCGCCGAAGTACTGACCCACTTCACCGACTTCCTCAGCCAGTTCCTGCCCGACGAAGAGCGCTACACCGACGCCGACGCACAACCTGTCGCCGACCCGCACCAGATCCAGCACGATGCCCTCGACCGCCTCAAGGGGCTGCTGGCCGAGCACATGGGTGACGAGCGCCTGCTGCTGACCTGGTTCGGCCAGTTCATGACCGAACCACGCTACCCCGAGTTGGTGGCAGGCCCGGAAGCCATGCCCGAGGAAGACTTGCTGGATAGCCTGGAACAGGGCGCGGTACTGATTCGCAACCCGAGCGCGCGCCTGGCCTGGTCCGAAGTGGATGATGACTTGTTACTGTTTGCCAGCGGTCAAAGCCGCCTGCTTCCCGGTAAACTGCGCGAGCTGTTGAAAATGATTTGCGCCGCCGATGCGCTGCACATCGACAACCTCGGCCCCTGGCTGGCGGATGACGACGGGCGCGGCCTGCTGTGCGAACTGGTCAAGCAAGGGAGCCTGGGATTTGCCGATGAATAA
- the mnmA gene encoding tRNA 2-thiouridine(34) synthase MnmA, translating to MRDPAPSDTQKKRVIVGMSGGVDSSVSALLLMEQGYQVEGLFMKNWEEDDGTEYCTAMDDLADAQAVCDKLGIKLHTANFAAEYWDNVFEHFLEEYKAGRTPNPDILCNREIKFKAFLDYAMMLGADLIATGHYVRRRDIDGRTELLKGLDPNKDQSYFLHAVGGEQIAKTLFPVGELEKPEVRAIAEKHDLATAKKKDSTGICFIGERRFSDFLKQYLPAQPGEIKTTEGEVIGRHHGLMYHTIGQRQGLGIGGLKDAGDEPWYVLFKDLEHNELIVGQGNDHPWLFSRALLASDIYWVNPVDLSQPRRLTAKVRYRQSDQPCTLELTPSGYRATFDDPQRAVTPGQSVVFYDGEICLGGGVIEVAEPWSSKDARP from the coding sequence ATGCGTGATCCAGCCCCTTCTGACACCCAAAAGAAGCGCGTCATTGTCGGCATGTCCGGCGGCGTGGATTCTTCCGTTTCCGCCCTCCTGCTGATGGAGCAGGGTTACCAGGTGGAAGGCCTGTTCATGAAGAACTGGGAGGAAGACGACGGAACCGAATACTGCACCGCCATGGACGACCTGGCCGATGCCCAGGCCGTCTGCGACAAGCTCGGCATCAAGCTGCACACCGCCAACTTCGCCGCCGAGTACTGGGACAACGTGTTCGAGCACTTCCTGGAAGAATACAAGGCTGGCCGCACGCCGAACCCGGACATCCTGTGCAACCGCGAAATCAAGTTCAAGGCGTTCCTCGACTACGCCATGATGCTCGGCGCCGACCTGATCGCCACCGGCCACTATGTGCGCCGCCGCGACATCGATGGCCGCACCGAACTGCTCAAGGGCCTGGACCCGAACAAGGACCAGAGCTACTTCCTGCATGCCGTGGGTGGTGAACAGATCGCCAAGACCCTGTTCCCGGTCGGCGAGCTGGAAAAACCCGAAGTGCGCGCGATTGCCGAGAAACACGATCTGGCCACGGCAAAGAAGAAAGACTCCACCGGCATCTGTTTTATCGGTGAACGGCGCTTCAGCGACTTCCTCAAGCAGTACCTGCCGGCCCAGCCCGGCGAGATCAAGACCACCGAAGGTGAAGTCATCGGTCGCCATCACGGCCTGATGTACCACACCATCGGCCAGCGCCAGGGCCTGGGCATCGGCGGCCTGAAAGACGCCGGCGACGAGCCCTGGTACGTGCTGTTCAAGGACCTGGAACATAACGAGCTGATCGTCGGCCAGGGCAATGATCACCCGTGGCTGTTCTCCCGCGCCCTGCTGGCATCCGACATCTATTGGGTCAACCCCGTCGACCTGAGCCAGCCCCGGCGCCTCACCGCCAAGGTGCGCTACCGCCAGAGCGACCAGCCCTGCACCCTGGAGCTGACCCCCAGCGGCTACCGCGCGACCTTCGACGACCCGCAGCGCGCCGTGACGCCCGGTCAGTCCGTGGTGTTCTACGACGGCGAGATCTGCCTCGGTGGCGGCGTGATCGAAGTGGCCGAACCCTGGAGCAGCAAGGACGCCCGTCCATGA
- a CDS encoding NUDIX hydrolase, translating into MEWQPHITVATVVEDQGRFLFVEEYQGEQAVLNQPAGHLDANESLLQAAVRETLEETGWDVELTGVVGIYLYTAPSNGVTYQRVCFAAKPLRHHPDYQLDDGIIGPRWLSRDQLLEQRPHWRSELILQCLDDYLDGQLHSLALIRPSL; encoded by the coding sequence ATGGAATGGCAACCCCATATCACCGTCGCAACTGTCGTCGAGGACCAGGGACGATTCCTGTTCGTCGAGGAGTACCAGGGCGAACAGGCAGTGCTCAATCAACCCGCCGGACACCTGGACGCCAACGAGAGCCTGCTCCAGGCAGCCGTGCGCGAGACCCTCGAGGAAACCGGCTGGGACGTGGAATTGACCGGCGTAGTGGGCATCTACCTCTACACCGCCCCCAGCAACGGCGTGACCTACCAGCGCGTGTGCTTTGCCGCCAAGCCGCTGCGCCACCATCCGGACTATCAACTGGATGACGGCATCATCGGCCCGCGCTGGCTGAGTCGCGACCAGTTGCTGGAGCAACGACCCCACTGGCGCAGCGAGCTGATCCTGCAGTGCCTGGACGATTATCTGGACGGCCAACTGCACAGCCTGGCGCTGATCCGTCCGTCGCTTTAA
- the aceA gene encoding isocitrate lyase: protein MALTREQQIAALEKDWAENPRWKGVTRTYTAADVVRLRGSVQPEHTLARMGAEKLWNLITKGAHPSFRPEKDFVNCMGALTGGQAVQQVKAGIQAIYLSGWQVAADNNSAESMYPDQSLYPVDSVPTVVKRINNSFRRADQIQWKAGKNPGDDGYIDYFAPIVADAEAGFGGVLNAYELMKNMIEAGAAGVHFEDQLASVKKCGHMGGKVLVPTQEAVQKLSAARLAADVAGVPTIILARTDANAADLLTSDCDPYDQPFVVGDRTPEGFYKVRAGLDQAIARGLAYAPYADLIWCETAKPDLDEARRFAEAIKKEYPDQILSYNCSPSFNWKKNLDDATIAKFQRELSAMGYKHQFITLAGIHNMWHGMFNLAHDYARNDMTAYVKLQEQEFADASKGYTFVAHQQEVGTGYFDDMTTVIQGGKSSVTALTGSTEEEQFH from the coding sequence ATGGCACTGACACGCGAACAGCAAATTGCAGCCCTCGAAAAAGACTGGGCCGAAAACCCGCGCTGGAAAGGCGTGACCCGTACCTACACCGCCGCCGATGTCGTTCGCCTGCGTGGTTCCGTTCAGCCAGAGCACACCCTGGCCCGCATGGGTGCCGAGAAACTGTGGAACCTGATCACCAAGGGTGCTCACCCATCCTTCCGTCCGGAAAAAGATTTCGTCAACTGCATGGGCGCCCTGACCGGCGGCCAGGCTGTTCAACAGGTCAAGGCTGGCATCCAGGCCATCTACCTGTCCGGCTGGCAAGTGGCTGCGGACAACAACTCCGCTGAATCCATGTACCCAGACCAGTCGCTGTACCCGGTGGACTCGGTTCCAACCGTGGTCAAGCGCATCAACAACTCGTTCCGTCGCGCCGACCAGATCCAGTGGAAAGCCGGCAAGAACCCGGGCGACGACGGCTACATCGACTACTTCGCTCCAATCGTGGCTGACGCCGAAGCCGGTTTCGGCGGCGTGCTGAACGCCTACGAGCTGATGAAGAACATGATCGAGGCAGGCGCTGCCGGCGTTCACTTCGAAGACCAGCTGGCCTCGGTTAAAAAATGCGGCCACATGGGCGGCAAGGTACTGGTACCCACCCAGGAAGCCGTGCAGAAGCTGAGCGCTGCCCGCCTGGCAGCCGACGTTGCTGGCGTACCGACCATCATCCTGGCCCGTACCGACGCCAACGCCGCTGACCTGCTGACCAGCGACTGCGACCCGTACGACCAGCCATTCGTGGTCGGCGACCGTACACCGGAAGGCTTCTACAAAGTCCGCGCCGGCCTGGATCAAGCCATCGCCCGTGGCCTGGCTTACGCGCCATACGCCGACCTGATCTGGTGCGAAACCGCCAAGCCGGATCTGGACGAAGCCCGCCGCTTCGCCGAAGCGATCAAGAAGGAGTACCCGGACCAGATCCTGTCGTACAACTGCTCGCCTTCCTTCAACTGGAAGAAGAACCTGGACGACGCCACCATCGCCAAGTTCCAGCGCGAACTGTCGGCAATGGGCTACAAGCACCAGTTCATCACCCTGGCCGGCATCCACAACATGTGGCACGGCATGTTCAACCTGGCGCACGACTACGCCCGCAACGACATGACCGCCTACGTGAAGCTGCAGGAGCAGGAATTCGCCGACGCATCCAAAGGCTACACCTTCGTTGCGCACCAGCAGGAAGTGGGTACCGGCTACTTCGACGACATGACCACCGTGATCCAGGGTGGCAAATCCTCGGTAACCGCCCTGACCGGCTCCACCGAAGAAGAGCAGTTCCACTGA
- the hflD gene encoding high frequency lysogenization protein HflD — protein MSPTQEQLTALGGVFLAAVLVDRIAKTGQVSEAALSCMLGSLLIRDPKDTLEVYGGDDINLREGYRALIGALERDPSTLQREPLRYALSMLGLERQLAKRDDLLDTIGKRLPQIQSQVEHFGPAHENVIAACGGLYQDTLSTLRQRIQVHGDMRNLQQPSNASKIRALLLAGIRSARLWRQLGGHRWQLVISRRKLLKELYPLMRSS, from the coding sequence ATGAGCCCGACTCAGGAGCAACTGACGGCCCTGGGCGGCGTGTTCCTGGCCGCCGTGCTGGTGGACCGGATCGCCAAGACCGGACAGGTCAGCGAGGCCGCCCTGAGCTGCATGCTCGGCAGCCTGCTGATCCGCGACCCGAAGGACACCCTGGAGGTCTACGGCGGCGACGACATCAACCTGCGCGAAGGCTACCGGGCCCTGATCGGCGCCCTGGAGCGCGACCCCAGCACCCTGCAGCGCGAGCCCCTGCGCTATGCCCTGTCGATGCTCGGGCTGGAGCGCCAGCTGGCCAAGCGCGACGACCTGCTGGACACCATCGGCAAGCGCCTGCCGCAGATCCAGTCCCAGGTGGAACACTTCGGCCCGGCCCATGAAAACGTCATCGCCGCGTGCGGCGGGCTGTATCAGGACACCCTGAGCACCCTGCGCCAGCGCATCCAGGTACATGGCGACATGCGCAACCTGCAGCAGCCCAGCAACGCCTCGAAGATCCGTGCCCTGCTACTGGCCGGCATTCGTTCGGCACGCCTTTGGCGGCAGTTGGGCGGCCATCGCTGGCAACTGGTGATCAGCCGGCGCAAATTGCTCAAGGAACTCTATCCATTGATGCGCAGCAGCTGA